CTATCAATTTCGTAAGAATGAAAGTCTATTAGATAATCTTGAAAGAGATTCATAGTCTCAATAGATACATAAACTTTTCGTTTTTCTCCATCGGATGTTTTGGATTTCCTAACCGTAATAGCATTTTTACCTATATCAAAATCCTCTACCCACAGAGAAAGGGCCTCTCCAATCCGTAATCCCCCTTCATATAAAATACGGAATAATAATTCATCTCGTATATTACTGCACGCATCATGGATCACTTGGATTTGATTTTTACTCAATGTTTTGATTAAACGCTTTGGTTCCTTAATCTTTAAAATGTTTTTATCATAAGAATTCCCTTTTGTAATGTGATGAAGGAAAGGTTTAAAAGGCTTAAAACGACCGGGGACTTGCTTTTTTAATTGATCATTTACATTTCCCCCATAATCCTCGCTACGAGACAAATAGTCATAGAACCCTATTACACACGTTATGATGGTATTAACCGTTTTTTCTGATCGTTTCGCCAAGGTTTCTTCAAAATAAGTGACTTTTGTTGATTGATCAGGAATTCTCAGCCAACCGATGAATTGAGCCAAAATATCAAGGTTTACTTCTTGATATTCTAATCCACACTCCTCTAGGAATTGAAAGTAAAGCTTTAGATGATAACAGTATGACTTTAGTGTGCTTTCAGCTTTTCCAATGTTATCTAAATACTTTATATACTTTGCAACTGAAGTAACTGGATACCCCCATTGTCAATTAACAGAAATCTTTTCTTCTCATGAATGAGAACTTCTTGTACTTTCAAAATTATCCCCCCATGGTCTAAAATCATTTCGTTAGATACTATGTATCCATAAAATTCATAGTATACATAATGAATCTATAAAGAAATGAAAAAGAAGTAGTTGATAACATAAGATACGTTAATAACTACTTCTAATACTAGTTCAATTAAGGCCGGCTACACGGACCAAATATTCGGACTGACCCATTTATTAGGATTTAAATTTGCTCCAAGAATAAGAGATTTATCAGACTCGAAATTATTTACAATAGATAAAGCAAGTGAATATCCAAAGTTAGAAGCCATTTTACGTGGACAAATAAATACAAAAATCATTAAAGAAAATTATGAGGATGTTTTGCGATTAGCCCATTCTATAAGGGAAGGAACAGTTTCAGCATCCCTTATTATGGGGAAATTAGGGTCTTATTCAAGACAAAACAGCCTAGCTACAGCTTTACGTGAGATGGGCCGAATAGAAAAAACGATCTTTATTCTTAATTATATTTCGGATGAATCTTTAAGAAGAAAAATACAAAGAGGATTGAATAAAGGAGAAGCTATGAATGGTCTGGCAAGGGCTATTTTCTTTGGAAAACAAGGGGAACTGCGGGAACGGACGATACAGCATCAACTACAAAGGGCCAGTGCCTTAAACATCATTATCAATGCCATCAGTATCTGGAATACTTTACATCTAACAAAAGCAGTTGAATACCAAAAACGGACAGGTAGTTTTAATGAAGATTTATTGCACCATATGTCACCTTTAGGCTGGGAACATATAAATTTATTGGGAGAATACCATTTTAATTCGGAGAAAATGGTCTCATTAGATTCTTTAAGACCACTGAAATTTTCTTAACGTTGTTAAAAATGGGGGAAACGCCTCGAAAATGTGCTTAGCGTTGTAAATCCGCATTTTCCTGACGGTACCCCAAATAGACATATATCCAACCGATCAAATGATATAAAGAAGAATAAACAAATTTAAAAGATTTTAAAACAATATGTGGGTTGCATGAATACAAATGTTAGTAAAGAAATAAAATATTATATCCTATTTTCTGTTTCACTATTTATTATGATATTATTTCTGACCCGGAACAATATATCAGTTATTTTCAAAGTAATGAGTTTTATTATATTAGTGGCCCTTATAGTAAATATAATTGCTCTTTTTATAGTGAATACGTATCATCGTGAAAACGCAATATTACGTAACCATTTAAAGAATAAACATGGTGAGGATCCAAATTCTATTATTAGTCAGATTATAGATAAGAAAGATAAAAAATCGATAAGTAGGTTTACCTACTATTTGATGGTTGGGCTTACTGTATCTTATATTATTTATGCCGTTTTATTTACAGATGATTTTAATATTGGAGACATTTTTACTGTTATGGTCAATGTATCAACACTCCTAGGTATATTAGTAATTCTAGAAGATAGAAGTAAATAATTATTCTACAGGTACGCCTTACGAAAAGTGATGGTTAAATCTATCTGTAATTAGGAGGTTATTATGCGTTTACATATTGAATCCTGGGTTGAGGAAAGACAATTCTCAATCGAAGTTAATAATCTATTTGAGGAATCTGCAAAATGCTACAAAGCAGCTGCATATAGAGCTGCCCTTCTTTTTTCATTCCTTGCTTTTCAAACAATCATCAAAGAAAGAATATTAAAAGCTACAAAACCAGAACATATAAATGAACATTATTGGCTTAGTATCCATACTAGACTAAGAGATGATGATAATTGGGATTCTGAAGTAATAGACTGCATTAAGAGAAGTGATCCGGGGAAAAAACTTTTTAACATTAGTGAAGATTTGCGTCAACAGGCAATTTACTGGAAAAACAGAAGGAATGATTGTGCACATTCAAAACGAAATATTATTACAGACGTCCATGTAGAATCATTCTGGTACTTCCTTAAGGCCAATTTAAATCAATTTGTATTGCCTGGTAGTCAAAGCTCATTAATAAATGAAATTAAGAATCACTTTGACACAAACTATACTGCTGAAGATAAACCTTTTAATAATTTAATAAGTGAAGCTATATTAATTATAGACCAATCAAATGTGGTTAGTTTCGTAAGTAGGTTATTTGAAATGTTCGAAGAAGAAAGGCCTATTGGTCTATTTACAAATGAAAGGGAACTGGAATTCATCGAATCACTTATACTTGCAGATCAAACTATCTCTAGGGAATTAACGGAAAAGATTACCCAAAGTGAAGTGATCTACTTAGCTTTTATTGAAGGCCGTCCGAGTAGGCTTCAACATTTTCTCCAATATGAAGAAATAATACGAAAAACATGGAGAGTTCATTTATTTAAAGGTTCCAAGGTGTCCCTTCCATTACTTGCATCTTTACTTCGTTTTAACGTAATACCAGCTGATAGTCGGATTAGATTATATTTGAAAATCATCACCAAAGGGTTTGATATAAATATAAGAGAAAGTGATTTTGAAGTTCTACTTGAGAAGGGTTTTATGCAGCAACTTAGACAATCGCTATTTTTTGAACATCATGAAATGGGAATGCTTCTTAATGATTTTGAATGGGCTAATAAGAATGTAAGAATTGCTTTATACTATCTAAAAAAATTTGAATTAGATAGAGACATTGTTAAAAACGTTGCTAATACCTTTAATGCTTTCCCTTATCCTTTTAAAGCCCGTGATGCATTAAGGAATTTTTTCAGGGAAAACCCAGAAATTAATGATTTGTTTATAAAAATTGCTGATGAAAATTACATAAGTTTACCTGAATCTTTAGGATTTGAAGAAAAGTAAAGCATTCACTGTAAAGAAAACTCTGGTAGGGGATAGATGATAGTAACGAAGAAAAGATTACAGTAATTAATTCTTATATAGAAGACAATTATTAAATTCCTTGTAAGAATTTTAATCAGTAAGCAAGAATGGATGTTTGAGGGAAAGGATCACCTAACCCTAATGAACCTTATAATTTTACTACTAACTACTTTTTTACCTTCATATTGCAAATTAGTAAAACAGAAACCTAAAATTAAAATCACTTTCATAATTTCTGCATATAATTCGTTTATTATATAGTTCTAGGACAAAGTTTCACCCCTGAATTGAAGAAGGAAGCACTCTTAATGGGTGCTTCCTTCTTCAATTTAACCTGCTACAAAATTATTAAGAATAAAATCAGAAAACTTGTACCATACTATCTGATAGGGAGGGATGGACATGAAGCAAGCACTATTAAGTTTATCAGTAATAGTATTAATTTTTTCATATGTTCAAATTGGAAAAGGTAAAGAGGATAACCTTATATATATAGTAAATAGTTTAGAAAAATTGAACGCAGACATTAATGAATGGTCTATCTATTATAAGTATGACGATAGGTATGTAGATTCATTAGGTACTTTTAGAAAACAAGAAGCAAAATTGAAAAATAAATATCCCAACTTTAAATGGGAGGAAGAAAAAGTTAAAGATCATCATATCTTAATAACCGGAAATGCCACTGGAAATAAATTTAGCGAGCAAATCTTACTGACAGCATTGAAAGAAGGAAACAGGTATAAAGTTTTACATACATATAGTTATACCGGAGAGAATTGGTCAAAAGATAAGTACTTAAAACTAACTAAAACTCTGGATAACAGAAATAATCTTTATTTTACAGTAAAGTCTAAAATGCTACCTTCTGAGCATCAGAACTTAGGTAAAACGGCTAATATTCTTTTGGATAAACTATTAGCTAAACCAGTTGAACAACTTACAGAGGAAGATTTTGTTGCTGTTTCAGCTTATAAAAATTCATGGGAAAACTCTTTACAAACAAAAAATAACGAAAAAATGAATTTACAAGTAGGTTTGAGAAAAAAACAGACGAAAAATTGATAAGTCTTACAATAGGAAATCCTATTATCACAGTTGAATATTAGAAAAAAGATATTAAAAATAGAGAGTTTTAAGTTTATTTCATATCCTAGTTGCTGTTTGGTAATAAGAAATGTCATCTGTGTGTAAAGAATAACTTGGTTGATTTAAACTTTTCATATATCTCTAGTTAACTACTGAAAATTTTATCTTTCCCGTTCTTAAAAACATAAAGTGTTTTTAAAAATTTAGAGTTTAAAACTTAGAATATCGTAGCCTTCTATTTATCTGAATAGAGGTTTTTTTTGCATGGTAATTAATTTAGTTATTCCTCCTCCATATTTTCTTCAAAGTTATTTTCTATAATACATTTTTGATAATAAAAAATATTGAACGCAATGAAAGAAAACTGCTTTTCGTAAATGGTAGTTACTTAAAAATATAAATATTGAGAAATTATTTCTTGAGAATATACCACTTAATGTTTAATTCATTGCTTCATGTATTGGAGGAGGAAAAAATGAAACAAGTGATAGTACTTATTTTTATTGCATCGCTATTTAGTGGGTTTCAAAAGACAATTCATGCTTCTGACTCCCCGGTGGTGTCAAGCGGATCTGCTATTTTGATAGACGCAAATACAGGAGAAATATTATTTGAAAAGAAAGCTACTGAGGAGATGTATCCAGCAAGCCTGACAAAAATAGCTACAGCCATTTATGCTATTGAAAAAGGAAATCTAAATGATATTGTATCCATAGGTAGTAACCCAAGGAAAATAGAAGGTACAAGGGTTTATTTAGAAGAAGGGGAAAGAGTCTCCCTTAGAAAGCTGATCCAAGGTTTGCTTATTAATTCCGGCAATGACGCTGGCGTTGCTATAGCTGAGCATATGGATGGATCTATAGAGACATTTTCAAAAAACTTAAATAGCTATTTAGCTGGATTAGGTTTAAAGAATACAGTCTTTATGAACCCACATGGCTTATTTAACCCTGAACACGTAACTACTGCTGAAGATTTAGCTACGTTAACTCAATATGCAATGGAGAACCAGGAATTCAGTGAAATTTTCGGAACCAAAGAGCTTGAGTGGAAAGGGGCAACATGGAAAACGACACTATATACTCATCATAAGCTTATGAGGGAGTTACCATATGAAGGGGTCATAGGTGGGAAAACTGGATATGTAGATCAGTCTGGCCACACATTGGTGACAGCTGCTAAAAGAAAAGAGCTTAGCTTGATTGTGGTTACGCTCAATGCATCATCTCAAGAGCTTGCGTATGATGACACTAAGAAATTACTAGATTATGGATTTAATCATTATAAGACATCAAGTATAGCTAAAGGAACCTCTTTTAAAGTAAATGATGGTTCATATACAGCCAAAAAGGTGATTTATTTTACTCAAAATACCAAAGAAAATATGAATAATTCAATAATAGTTGGGGAAAGAATGGCAGTTTTGAATCCAAGTGAAAAATTCCTTTCGGCTGTGCAAAATGGAACTATTACTGAAAAAACTAAGGAAGAAAAGGAAAAAGAGAAAAATAAGGAGACAAAAAATGAATCAAAAGAACAATACATTGGACTTTATTTTGGACTCGGTCTTATTTTAGCAATCGCATTTTTTATAGTAGTAAAAATCAGGATTAATAAAAAACACTTACAAAAAAGATTTCATTGAATGAATAGCTAATTTTGTACTTTGATGTACTCGTACTGGTGGGTTATCTCCCGGCTAAAATCATGGAGGATACAAGGTTTAAACGATACAGCCAGGCTTCTAGCCCCAAGTGATAATTTGAAAACTCAATAGAGAATCCAAGATAGGGGGAAATATTAATGATGAGATTTTATAACCTGCTGGAAAAGAGGTGGGTTTTATGGATTTTACTTATATCAAATTTCATAGGGACGATCTATGGCTACATCTGGTATGGGGATCAACTGGAGAATACTCCTCCTGAATTTCTAATATTCGTACCTGATAGCCCAACAGCAAGTTTATTTTTTGTTTTAGTTCTAGGGGCTTTTCTCTTTGGGAAGAATATTCCACTAATTGAGGCTTTAGCTGCGGTAACCTTGTTTAAATACGGGGTTTGGGCTGTGTTCATGAATATTTTTACATACTATGCTACTGGGTTCCTTCATTGGACAGGTTACATGCTAATTGCGTCTCATGCTGCTATGGCGATTCAAGGGTTGCTGTATGCTCCATATTATCGTATAAGAATATGGCATTTGGCGGTTGCTGCCGTCTGGATTTTACACAACGATGTTATCGATTATGTGTTTTTCATGATGCCTTGGTATGGTCCATTAAGTAAGTACATTCCACAAATAGGATATTTTTCTTTTTGGTTAAGCATCACTTCATTATTTATAGTATATTTTATTGCCATAAAAAGAAAAGGGAGCTGAGTGGCTCCCTTGATGCAGTTTATCAAACTGCATAGAAAGTTTAATAGTGTTTACGGATAAATCCTAAATTGGTTTTGATCTTCAGTATTATCTAAATTTGTAATTGAGATAGAACCCTTTTCTGAAAGAGCTTCTAACCTTAATATAGAGCTTGTGCAGATCTTTAACATTTTTCTTAGTTCCATAGGGATAGAAAACCTCCCATTTCTAAAAATCACTTTATTTAAATGATCATCTTCATGGTGCCTGCTTATCACAAGCTTGCGAGCTTCCTGATATATATATATAAATTCCCCATCCATTACACCCAAATTTTTCTTAAGGGCTGCAGGTAATAAGATTTGGCCATTTTTAGATAATTTTTTAATATACAAGGAATTTCCCCCTTAAAACTTAGGATTTTCCGTTTGAGTTCCATTGATATCCTGTTCCCCAAACTGTATTTAAATATAGATCTACGGGATAACCTGACTGTCTTAACTTTTCTCGAATATTTCTGATATGTGAATCGATCGTCCTGTTTTCTGTCTGGCCATTGTTTTCCCAGATGATTTTCAGCAGCACTTCACGGGAAAACACATGGTTAGGATTTTTTATCAATGTTCCTAAAAGGGCAAATTCCTTCGGTGTTAAGGGAATTGACTTCTCATTATAAGTGAGATCAAACCCTCTTTCATCCCATATTAATCCCTGAATAGAAAGCCCGATCTGTTTATGAGCCGAAGTTCTTCTTAACAGAGCCTCTACTCTTGCCAAAAGCTCCCCATCATTAAATGGTTTGGTTATATAATCATCTGCTCCATGCTTAAATCCATTTAGTATATCTTTTCTTTCTTTTTTTGAACTTAAAATCAAGATTGGGATGTTAGAGGTGTTCCTTAGTTCTCTACATGCAGTCCAACCTTCCTTTTCAGATAATGATGTAGGCTCCAGAATTACGAGCGATATATCTTCCGAATTTAGAAAAGTTAATGCCGCCTTGAAAGATTGAGGATTCACACATTGATAGTACGGCAAAAATAGGTTCTTTAAAGAGTTAACCAATCCTTGATCTTCATCTATAATCATGATCTTTTTCATTGCAGTTGCTCCTCATCTGGTAATATCCTTAAACTTACTTTACATAAAAAATATGAAGAAATTTTGCATTATTAATAACTACCAACAAAAACTTAGTTGTATTTTTAAGGAAGAATAACCTATTTAATATGAATTTCTTTCTGCCTGTTTTTTCTGCACAATATATGCATATTTTTGTTATAGTCTTTATGTAACCTTGAAGGAGAGAGATGAACAACTTTTTACTTTTTGCATTTTAGGTTGTATTCTTCTAAAAGGATCCTATAATTGGTAGCAGGAGTGGTATATATGAAAAAGTTAAGTTTATTTGCTGTAATTGGATTAACGTTTAGTCTTGCAGCCTGCGGACAGGCTGAAGAAAAAGATACAAAGGATACAGGACAATCAGAAGTCCAAACTGGTGAACAGGAAAATGGGGGAGGAGAAACCTCTATTTCTTCAAATAGCTTTTTTGAAAGCTTCGATGGGAAAATAGACCATATTCACGGAGCGGGTTATCCTGGAAATCAAGGTAAGATCTATTTTGCAGCTCATGACGGGCTAAAAG
The nucleotide sequence above comes from Cytobacillus pseudoceanisediminis. Encoded proteins:
- a CDS encoding DUF1405 domain-containing protein, whose translation is MMRFYNLLEKRWVLWILLISNFIGTIYGYIWYGDQLENTPPEFLIFVPDSPTASLFFVLVLGAFLFGKNIPLIEALAAVTLFKYGVWAVFMNIFTYYATGFLHWTGYMLIASHAAMAIQGLLYAPYYRIRIWHLAVAAVWILHNDVIDYVFFMMPWYGPLSKYIPQIGYFSFWLSITSLFIVYFIAIKRKGS
- a CDS encoding response regulator transcription factor, which produces MKKIMIIDEDQGLVNSLKNLFLPYYQCVNPQSFKAALTFLNSEDISLVILEPTSLSEKEGWTACRELRNTSNIPILILSSKKERKDILNGFKHGADDYITKPFNDGELLARVEALLRRTSAHKQIGLSIQGLIWDERGFDLTYNEKSIPLTPKEFALLGTLIKNPNHVFSREVLLKIIWENNGQTENRTIDSHIRNIREKLRQSGYPVDLYLNTVWGTGYQWNSNGKS
- a CDS encoding YwmB family TATA-box binding protein; the protein is MKQALLSLSVIVLIFSYVQIGKGKEDNLIYIVNSLEKLNADINEWSIYYKYDDRYVDSLGTFRKQEAKLKNKYPNFKWEEEKVKDHHILITGNATGNKFSEQILLTALKEGNRYKVLHTYSYTGENWSKDKYLKLTKTLDNRNNLYFTVKSKMLPSEHQNLGKTANILLDKLLAKPVEQLTEEDFVAVSAYKNSWENSLQTKNNEKMNLQVGLRKKQTKN
- a CDS encoding tyrosine-type recombinase/integrase, encoding MAQFIGWLRIPDQSTKVTYFEETLAKRSEKTVNTIITCVIGFYDYLSRSEDYGGNVNDQLKKQVPGRFKPFKPFLHHITKGNSYDKNILKIKEPKRLIKTLSKNQIQVIHDACSNIRDELLFRILYEGGLRIGEALSLWVEDFDIGKNAITVRKSKTSDGEKRKVYVSIETMNLFQDYLIDFHSYEIDSNYVFISLTGPNRGKPMTDGSVRSLIKRMKKKTEIDFTPHMLRHTYATELHAAGVDIAIIQRLLGHAHVQTTIQTYIHSSDETIRESWKQAQSNKKMGRRDK
- a CDS encoding D-alanyl-D-alanine carboxypeptidase family protein, which produces MKQVIVLIFIASLFSGFQKTIHASDSPVVSSGSAILIDANTGEILFEKKATEEMYPASLTKIATAIYAIEKGNLNDIVSIGSNPRKIEGTRVYLEEGERVSLRKLIQGLLINSGNDAGVAIAEHMDGSIETFSKNLNSYLAGLGLKNTVFMNPHGLFNPEHVTTAEDLATLTQYAMENQEFSEIFGTKELEWKGATWKTTLYTHHKLMRELPYEGVIGGKTGYVDQSGHTLVTAAKRKELSLIVVTLNASSQELAYDDTKKLLDYGFNHYKTSSIAKGTSFKVNDGSYTAKKVIYFTQNTKENMNNSIIVGERMAVLNPSEKFLSAVQNGTITEKTKEEKEKEKNKETKNESKEQYIGLYFGLGLILAIAFFIVVKIRINKKHLQKRFH